The following proteins are co-located in the Fimbriiglobus ruber genome:
- the tkt gene encoding transketolase — translation MAEAAAPPAPEFTAQDVLCVNTIRTLAMDAVQQANSGHPGAPMGLAPVAYTLWQRFLRYDPQDTRWPNRDRFVLSNGHASMLLYSLLHLAGVNENHLKEGRKAVTLDEIKRFRQLNSITPGHPESHLTAGIETTTGPLGQGVANSVGMAIAGKWLAANYNKPGFEDLFDFRVYAICGDGCMMEGISSEAASMAAHMKLNNLCWIYDDNGITIEGHTDIAFTEDVAGRFMAYGWNVLRVSDANDMARMAGALETFQKTTDRPTFVIVKTHIAWGAPTKQDTNAAHGEPLGDEEIKLTKRFYKWPEDQKFLVPDGVYDHFKNGIGKRGAELHTAWKKKFEDYKAKFPALATQIQEMQDRALPAGWDKDLPVFPADAKGLATRDSSGKVLNGIAKNYPWFLGGAADLAPSTKTKFTFEGAGTFTAKTPGGRNFHFGVREHAMGAAINGMCLTGLRPFAAGFLIFSDYGKTPIRLAGLMEIPVIYVFTHDSIGVGEDGPTHQPIEQLASLRATPGLIVYRPADANEVAEAYRFAMTHTHEPAIFALSRQAVPTFDRTKYAPASGVAKGGYVLADAEGGKPDVILVGTGTEVPLCVEVYEKLKAEGVKARVVSLPSWELFEKQSQEYRDSVLPPAVKARVCVEMAAVMGWERYAGPTGEIIGMRGFGASAPLKDLLKHFGFTVDNVYKAAKKQLGKA, via the coding sequence ATGGCTGAAGCCGCTGCCCCCCCCGCCCCGGAATTCACCGCGCAAGACGTTCTTTGCGTGAACACGATCCGCACCCTCGCGATGGATGCGGTGCAGCAAGCCAATTCGGGGCACCCCGGTGCGCCGATGGGCCTGGCTCCGGTCGCCTACACCCTCTGGCAGCGGTTCCTCCGCTACGACCCGCAAGACACGCGCTGGCCGAACCGCGACCGGTTCGTCCTCTCGAACGGCCACGCATCGATGCTCCTTTATTCGCTCCTCCACCTCGCCGGGGTGAACGAGAATCACCTTAAAGAGGGGCGGAAGGCCGTCACGCTCGACGAGATCAAGCGGTTCCGTCAGTTAAACAGCATCACCCCGGGGCACCCGGAGTCACACCTGACCGCCGGAATTGAGACGACCACCGGGCCGCTCGGCCAGGGCGTCGCGAACTCGGTCGGCATGGCGATCGCCGGGAAATGGCTCGCGGCCAACTACAACAAGCCCGGTTTCGAAGACCTCTTCGACTTCCGCGTCTACGCGATCTGCGGCGACGGCTGCATGATGGAAGGCATCTCGTCCGAAGCGGCGTCGATGGCCGCCCACATGAAGCTGAACAACCTCTGCTGGATCTACGACGACAACGGCATCACCATCGAAGGGCACACGGACATCGCGTTCACCGAAGACGTGGCCGGGCGGTTCATGGCCTACGGGTGGAACGTCCTCCGCGTCAGCGACGCGAACGACATGGCCCGGATGGCCGGGGCGCTCGAAACCTTCCAGAAGACGACCGACCGGCCGACGTTCGTGATCGTCAAGACGCACATCGCCTGGGGCGCGCCGACCAAGCAGGACACCAACGCGGCCCACGGCGAACCGCTCGGCGACGAGGAAATCAAGCTCACCAAGCGATTCTACAAGTGGCCCGAGGACCAAAAATTCCTGGTCCCGGACGGCGTCTACGACCATTTCAAGAACGGCATCGGCAAGCGGGGCGCCGAACTCCACACCGCCTGGAAGAAGAAATTCGAAGATTACAAAGCCAAGTTCCCGGCCCTCGCCACACAAATCCAGGAAATGCAGGACCGGGCGCTGCCCGCGGGCTGGGACAAAGACCTCCCGGTGTTCCCGGCGGACGCCAAGGGTCTGGCGACGCGGGACTCGTCCGGCAAGGTGCTGAACGGCATCGCCAAGAACTACCCCTGGTTCCTCGGCGGCGCGGCCGACCTCGCCCCCTCCACCAAGACCAAGTTCACCTTTGAAGGGGCCGGAACGTTCACGGCCAAGACGCCGGGCGGCCGGAATTTCCACTTCGGCGTCCGCGAGCACGCGATGGGGGCCGCCATCAACGGGATGTGCCTCACCGGCCTCCGACCGTTCGCGGCCGGCTTCCTGATCTTCAGCGACTACGGCAAGACGCCGATCCGGCTCGCCGGCCTGATGGAAATCCCGGTCATTTACGTGTTCACGCACGACTCGATCGGCGTCGGCGAAGACGGCCCGACGCACCAGCCGATCGAGCAACTCGCGTCCCTCCGCGCGACCCCGGGCCTGATCGTGTACCGGCCGGCGGACGCGAACGAGGTGGCCGAGGCTTACCGCTTCGCGATGACGCATACGCACGAGCCGGCGATCTTCGCCCTGTCCCGTCAGGCCGTCCCCACCTTCGACCGGACCAAGTACGCGCCGGCGAGTGGGGTCGCCAAGGGCGGGTACGTGCTGGCGGATGCCGAGGGCGGCAAGCCGGACGTGATCCTGGTCGGGACCGGGACCGAAGTGCCGTTGTGCGTCGAAGTGTACGAAAAGCTGAAAGCCGAGGGCGTCAAGGCCCGGGTCGTTAGCCTGCCGTCGTGGGAGTTGTTCGAGAAGCAGTCGCAGGAATACCGCGACTCGGTGCTGCCGCCGGCCGTCAAGGCCCGCGTCTGCGTCGAAATGGCAGCCGTCATGGGGTGGGAACGGTACGCCGGTCCGACCGGTGAAATCATCGGGATGCGCGGGTTCGGCGCGTCCGCCCCGCTCAAAGACCTACTCAAGCATTTCGGCTTCACGGTTGATAACGTCTACAAAGCCGCCAAGAAGCAGCTTGGCAAAGCATGA
- a CDS encoding DUF362 domain-containing protein, with product MSDSTSVLDRLTGLTNADGGWGYQPNQPTHLEPTCLSALALGGDAKYADRVTAALRALDVHRLPDGSYRLTRGRPQAAWTTALVLFARAGLGHPPADLKPVADRLLALEGRVVKADPEVDDMLDIDLKLLGWPWAEDTFSWVEPTAWACLALRAAGAGDHPRVSEGLRLLLDRAFDSGGANYGNRVVLGKPTEPIPGPTAVMLLALQGVTDEPRVEAAKGYLRVHGEKTTDVEHLAWIKLALACHANDAATRAALPVLDARLRESLAIETAAGAGLGAGPLRLALAALALDTINRNPFRLTDTPKVAPGAVLGADRPTDWSTLPTGPRRPLTERIASKFRGFLINGLAALKPLPPTSAVHIARAADYDGPLADVLQKQYEHFRAAVPVAGKRVVLKPNLVEYHRNKVINTDPRFVSAVIELFKREGAAEIIVAEGPGHWRNVQFLVNESGLGDVLRHHGVRFVDVNHDEPVKTPNLGRATGLEYLYLSRTIVEADVFVSLPKLKTHHWAGATLSLKNLFGTLPGICYGWPKNELHWRGITNSIVDIACTHTPHLAIVDGIIGMEGDGPLNGTAKPVGALVMGADLVAVDATCCRLMKLPVDRIPTLVLATRKRLGNMREDLIPQLGEPIDALATAFEWPPGIEKQLLPEPQPAGAVGGK from the coding sequence ATGTCCGACTCGACTTCCGTCCTCGACCGCCTCACCGGGCTCACTAACGCCGACGGCGGTTGGGGATATCAGCCCAACCAGCCGACCCACCTGGAGCCGACCTGCCTTTCAGCGCTCGCGCTGGGCGGCGACGCGAAGTACGCCGACCGAGTCACGGCCGCACTCCGCGCCCTGGACGTCCACCGCCTCCCGGACGGCAGCTATCGCCTCACTCGCGGCCGCCCGCAGGCAGCCTGGACGACCGCGCTCGTGCTGTTCGCCCGCGCCGGACTCGGCCACCCACCAGCAGACCTGAAGCCCGTCGCCGACCGACTGCTCGCGCTCGAAGGTCGTGTGGTCAAAGCCGACCCCGAAGTCGACGACATGCTGGACATTGATTTGAAGTTGCTCGGCTGGCCGTGGGCGGAAGACACGTTTTCCTGGGTCGAGCCGACCGCATGGGCCTGTCTCGCGCTGCGCGCCGCGGGAGCGGGCGACCACCCGCGAGTCAGCGAGGGACTTCGGCTGCTGCTCGACCGGGCGTTCGATTCGGGCGGCGCCAACTACGGGAACCGCGTCGTTCTCGGGAAGCCGACCGAGCCGATCCCCGGCCCGACGGCCGTCATGCTACTCGCGCTCCAGGGCGTGACCGACGAACCGCGGGTCGAGGCAGCCAAGGGCTACCTCCGCGTCCACGGCGAGAAAACGACCGACGTCGAACACCTGGCCTGGATCAAACTCGCCCTGGCGTGTCACGCGAACGACGCCGCCACACGAGCCGCGCTTCCAGTCCTCGACGCCCGCCTAAGAGAATCGCTCGCGATCGAGACGGCCGCCGGCGCGGGACTCGGAGCCGGCCCGCTCCGACTCGCCCTGGCAGCCCTCGCTTTGGACACCATCAACCGCAACCCCTTCCGCCTCACCGATACCCCGAAGGTGGCTCCCGGCGCAGTCCTCGGGGCCGACCGGCCAACCGATTGGTCCACACTCCCCACCGGCCCGCGGCGTCCGCTCACCGAGCGGATCGCGTCGAAGTTCCGGGGGTTCCTCATCAACGGGCTCGCCGCCCTCAAACCGTTGCCCCCGACATCCGCCGTCCACATCGCCCGCGCGGCCGACTACGACGGCCCGCTCGCGGACGTCCTCCAGAAGCAGTACGAACACTTCCGCGCGGCCGTCCCGGTGGCAGGGAAGCGGGTTGTGTTGAAGCCGAATCTGGTCGAATACCACCGCAACAAGGTCATCAACACCGACCCCCGATTCGTATCCGCGGTGATCGAGTTATTCAAGCGCGAGGGGGCGGCGGAAATCATCGTGGCCGAAGGGCCGGGGCACTGGCGGAACGTTCAGTTTCTGGTCAACGAGAGCGGACTGGGCGACGTCCTGCGGCACCACGGTGTTCGCTTCGTGGACGTCAACCACGACGAACCGGTGAAGACGCCCAACCTCGGCCGGGCGACCGGACTGGAATACCTCTACCTCTCGCGAACGATCGTCGAAGCCGACGTGTTCGTCTCGCTACCGAAATTAAAGACGCACCATTGGGCCGGTGCGACTCTCTCGCTCAAGAACCTGTTCGGCACGCTCCCGGGGATCTGCTACGGGTGGCCGAAGAACGAACTCCACTGGCGGGGGATCACGAACAGCATCGTGGACATCGCCTGCACGCACACGCCGCACCTGGCGATCGTGGACGGCATCATCGGCATGGAGGGCGACGGACCCCTGAACGGTACGGCAAAGCCGGTCGGCGCCTTGGTCATGGGAGCGGACCTCGTGGCCGTGGATGCGACCTGCTGCCGACTGATGAAACTGCCGGTGGACCGCATCCCGACACTCGTTCTCGCCACCCGCAAACGGCTCGGAAATATGCGCGAAGACTTGATCCCACAACTCGGCGAGCCGATCGACGCACTCGCGACAGCCTTTGAATGGCCGCCGGGCATCGAGAAGCAATTGCTGCCCGAGCCGCAGCCCGCTGGTGCGGTCGGCGGAAAATAA
- a CDS encoding MarR family winged helix-turn-helix transcriptional regulator, whose translation MSRARKTTPLPVLPDAPFGWPHKVAVAFLRLHGSLERRMSAALADHGLTLAQFDLLMTLCHGDGITQQELAERLLVTKANVVGLIDRVSAAGWVERRADPDDRRANRIFLTPAGRKLATKAQPEQGQLVQTIFGSSSEAELTQIHAALERFEKLCHNE comes from the coding sequence ATGAGCCGCGCACGCAAAACGACGCCCTTGCCGGTGTTGCCCGATGCCCCGTTCGGTTGGCCGCACAAGGTCGCCGTCGCGTTCTTGCGTTTGCACGGCAGTCTGGAGCGTCGGATGTCTGCGGCCCTGGCGGACCACGGACTGACCCTCGCGCAATTCGATCTCTTGATGACTCTCTGCCACGGGGACGGGATTACCCAGCAAGAATTGGCCGAGCGGTTGCTCGTCACCAAGGCGAACGTGGTCGGTCTGATCGACCGCGTGAGTGCGGCCGGGTGGGTCGAGCGGCGCGCCGACCCGGACGACCGCCGGGCCAATCGCATTTTCCTGACCCCCGCGGGGCGAAAACTCGCAACCAAGGCCCAGCCCGAACAAGGGCAGCTGGTTCAGACGATTTTCGGCAGTTCCTCCGAGGCAGAACTGACGCAGATTCATGCCGCTCTGGAACGGTTTGAAAAGTTGTGTCACAACGAATAG
- the trxA gene encoding thioredoxin — MLMEEYNFKREVIDSSEPVLVDFWAEWCGPCRHMNPVLAAIARDYKVCKVNVDTNQPLAAKFHVSAIPTLLIFKNGSVAKRYEGVTSEQALRADLLALA, encoded by the coding sequence ATGCTTATGGAAGAATACAACTTCAAGCGGGAAGTGATCGATTCGAGCGAGCCGGTGCTGGTGGACTTTTGGGCCGAATGGTGCGGACCCTGCCGCCATATGAACCCAGTACTCGCGGCAATCGCTCGCGATTACAAGGTTTGCAAAGTGAACGTCGATACGAATCAACCGCTCGCCGCGAAGTTCCACGTTTCGGCGATCCCGACGCTTTTGATCTTCAAAAACGGTTCGGTCGCCAAGCGGTACGAAGGCGTGACGTCCGAACAGGCGCTGCGGGCAGATTTGTTGGCGTTGGCGTAG
- a CDS encoding DUF2752 domain-containing protein: protein MEVGSQRKLNRRQLWQVRLGILAVGLLMVAGVVLVALVPPTAESIYPKCASYQLFGIHCPGCGLTRAVHSAATGHFEQAFAYNPLMVAVSPYLAFAVLRAVWFQFWGEQPQTSIFPKWLGWTSVVVMVVYAVLRNIPVYPLTLLAPHELTQ from the coding sequence GTGGAAGTAGGTTCGCAACGCAAACTGAATCGCCGGCAACTTTGGCAGGTCCGCCTCGGGATTTTAGCTGTCGGACTGCTTATGGTGGCGGGAGTCGTGTTGGTCGCGCTGGTGCCGCCGACAGCGGAGAGTATTTACCCAAAGTGTGCGTCGTATCAGCTCTTCGGCATCCACTGCCCCGGCTGCGGCTTGACCCGCGCCGTCCACAGCGCCGCGACCGGGCATTTCGAGCAGGCGTTTGCCTATAACCCGCTGATGGTCGCGGTCTCACCCTATCTTGCCTTCGCGGTTTTGCGGGCGGTCTGGTTTCAGTTCTGGGGCGAGCAGCCGCAAACCTCGATCTTCCCCAAGTGGCTCGGGTGGACATCGGTCGTCGTCATGGTCGTGTACGCGGTTCTTCGCAATATCCCCGTCTACCCCCTGACTCTCCTCGCCCCGCACGAGCTCACGCAGTAG
- the larC gene encoding nickel pincer cofactor biosynthesis protein LarC — MRVAHFDCFSGISGDMVLGAAIGAGADATAVRAALDSLGLPIALEIESVKRCGFAATKVNVEAKDQEDYRFLPDVEAIIARGALTDRQRTLARAIFQKVAVAESAAHGMPLERVHFHEVGALDSIADIVGAAVALDLLGVEKFTSSSVPTGSGTVKCAHGIMPVPTPGTLELLKGVPLAKSAVKGELTTPTGAAILRTVVTEFIDTPTMTVERVGTGAGTKDFIEQPNILRLFVGTVAASAVDAGGESDMVWVLETNLDDIPSEVIGFCVDELFAAGALDVFTVPIQMKKNRPGVLLSAIADDEVVAKLETIFFRETATFGVRKYWAVRAKLQRETVSALTQWGPIRAKRGWRGDFVVITPEYDDCARVAREQGIPLRDVYTAVRRATA, encoded by the coding sequence GTGCGGGTGGCCCATTTCGACTGCTTTAGCGGGATCAGCGGGGACATGGTTCTTGGGGCGGCGATCGGCGCCGGTGCCGATGCGACGGCCGTCCGCGCGGCACTCGACTCGCTCGGCTTACCGATCGCCCTGGAAATCGAGTCGGTCAAGCGGTGCGGGTTTGCCGCCACCAAGGTGAATGTGGAGGCGAAGGACCAGGAAGATTACCGCTTCTTGCCGGACGTCGAAGCGATCATCGCGCGGGGGGCGCTGACCGACCGCCAGCGGACCCTCGCGCGGGCGATCTTCCAGAAGGTCGCCGTCGCCGAATCGGCCGCCCACGGCATGCCACTCGAACGGGTCCACTTCCACGAAGTCGGTGCGCTGGATAGCATCGCGGACATCGTCGGCGCGGCCGTCGCCCTCGACCTGCTCGGAGTCGAGAAGTTCACATCCTCGTCGGTTCCGACCGGCAGTGGAACGGTGAAGTGCGCCCACGGGATCATGCCCGTGCCGACGCCGGGAACGCTGGAATTGTTGAAGGGCGTTCCGCTGGCCAAGTCCGCGGTGAAGGGGGAACTCACCACGCCGACCGGCGCGGCCATTCTGCGAACCGTCGTGACCGAATTTATCGACACGCCGACCATGACCGTCGAGCGGGTCGGGACCGGGGCGGGGACCAAGGATTTCATCGAGCAGCCCAACATTCTTCGCCTCTTCGTCGGTACGGTGGCAGCCTCCGCGGTTGATGCGGGCGGCGAGTCGGACATGGTCTGGGTTCTCGAAACAAACCTGGACGACATCCCTTCGGAAGTGATCGGGTTTTGCGTGGACGAGTTGTTCGCGGCCGGCGCACTGGACGTGTTCACCGTCCCGATTCAGATGAAGAAAAATCGCCCGGGCGTGCTGCTCAGCGCGATCGCCGACGACGAAGTTGTGGCGAAGTTGGAAACCATTTTCTTCCGCGAGACGGCCACGTTCGGCGTGCGGAAATACTGGGCGGTACGAGCCAAACTCCAACGGGAAACGGTGTCTGCTCTGACGCAATGGGGACCGATCCGGGCGAAGCGCGGGTGGCGGGGCGATTTTGTCGTCATTACGCCGGAGTACGACGATTGTGCCCGTGTCGCCCGCGAGCAGGGCATCCCGCTGCGCGACGTCTATACGGCCGTGCGGCGGGCTACTGCGTGA